The genomic DNA CTTCCAGTCGGCGGTTCTTCCAGCTGCAATAATGTGTATAATCGCAGCCCTCGTGATTCTTAAGGTTTTGATATGCAGTGCGCACTCTATGACGCCGGTCGCTGCCGCTCCTGTCAGTGGATAGAACAGCCGGTTTCTCAGCAACTCACCGCCAAAATGGCCGACCTGCAACACCTGCTGGCAGACCATGCCGTGGGCGAATGGTGCGCACCCGTCAGCGGGCCGGAGCAGGGCTTTCGTAATAAAGCCAAAATGGTGGTGAGCGGCAGCGTTGAAAAACCGCTGCTGGGCATGTTGCATCGCGAGGGTACGCCTGAAGATTTAACCGACTGTCCGCTTTATCCCGCCTCGTTCGCCCCGGTCTTTGCTGCGCTCAAACCGTTTATTGCCCGTGCCGGATTAACGCCCTATAACGTTGCCCGCAAGCGCGGCGAGCTCAAATACCTTCTTCTTACCGAAAGCCAGGTAGACGGCAGCATGATGCTGCGCTTTGTTCTGCGCTCAGAAGCCAAGGTGGAGCAGCTTCGCGCGGCGTTGCCATGGCTTCAGCAACAGCTTCCGCAGTTAACCGTTATCACCGCGAATATTCAGCCGGTGCATATGGCTATCATGGAAGGGGAGCGGGAGATCTTCTTCACCGAACAGCATGCGCTGGCAGAAACGTTCAACGATGTACCGCTGTGGATCCGTCCGCAAAGCTTCTTCCAGACCAACCCGACCGTCGCGAGTGCGCTTTATGCCACCGCCCGTGACTGGGTGCGGGCGTTAAATATCCATCATATGTGGGATCTGTTCTGCGGGGTAGGTGGCTTCGGTCTGCACTGCGCCACGCCAGACATGCAGCTTACCGGGATTGAGATCTCCGCCGAAGCGATTGCCTGTGCCAGACAGTCTGCCGCAGAGCTTGGGTTGACCCGGCTGCACTTCCAGGCGCTGGACTCCACGCAGTTCGCGACGGGGCAGGACAATGTGCCTGAACTGGTGCTGGTGAACCCGCCGCGCCGGGGCATCGGGAAAGTGCTGTGCGACTATCTGAGCCAGATGGCACCGGACTACATCGTCTACTCCAGCTGCAACGCGCAGACGATGGCAAAAGATATCGCGACGCTGCCGGGCTACCGCATTGAACGCGTCCAGCTGTTCGATATGTTCCCGC from Enterobacter ludwigii includes the following:
- the rlmC gene encoding 23S rRNA (uracil(747)-C(5))-methyltransferase RlmC is translated as MQCALYDAGRCRSCQWIEQPVSQQLTAKMADLQHLLADHAVGEWCAPVSGPEQGFRNKAKMVVSGSVEKPLLGMLHREGTPEDLTDCPLYPASFAPVFAALKPFIARAGLTPYNVARKRGELKYLLLTESQVDGSMMLRFVLRSEAKVEQLRAALPWLQQQLPQLTVITANIQPVHMAIMEGEREIFFTEQHALAETFNDVPLWIRPQSFFQTNPTVASALYATARDWVRALNIHHMWDLFCGVGGFGLHCATPDMQLTGIEISAEAIACARQSAAELGLTRLHFQALDSTQFATGQDNVPELVLVNPPRRGIGKVLCDYLSQMAPDYIVYSSCNAQTMAKDIATLPGYRIERVQLFDMFPHTAHYEVLTLLVKS